The Georgenia sp. TF02-10 genome window below encodes:
- a CDS encoding lipase maturation factor family protein, whose product MDWFAAENYDAARFVLQRGTALVYAIAFVAVLRQFRPLLGEHGLLPVPRFVARVPARATPSLFHWRYSDRLLVAVGVLGLVLALSVVAGLPQVGPPWVPMVVFLVLFVLYLSVVNVGQVFYGFGWESLLLEAGFLAAFLGSDQVAPPITVIVLFRWLVFRLEFGAGLIKMRGDPCWRDLTCLYYHHETQPMPGPLSWFFHHLPRPLHKVEVAANHVTQLAVPFFLFAPQPVASWAAALVVVTQAWLVLSGNFAWLNWLTMLLAFAAVGDDQLAALLPATASPAPHGPAPVWFTVVVLAVTAVLVVLSYWPARNLLSPRQRMNASFNAFHLMGAYGAFGSITRRRDEVVVEGTLAADPADGDWREYVFKGKPGPTGRWPRQWAPYHLRLDWGMWFLALGSPSQHGWFLRFLQRLLEADPATLRLLAQDPFDGARPAWVRARVFRYRYSTWEELRRTRQCWVRRETGLLVAPQSLRSLAAGR is encoded by the coding sequence GTGGACTGGTTCGCCGCCGAGAACTACGACGCGGCGCGGTTCGTGCTCCAGCGCGGCACCGCGCTGGTGTACGCGATCGCCTTCGTCGCCGTGCTGCGCCAGTTCCGGCCCCTGCTCGGCGAGCACGGGCTGCTGCCGGTGCCCCGGTTCGTGGCGCGGGTGCCGGCGCGGGCCACCCCGAGCCTGTTCCACTGGCGCTACTCCGACCGGCTGCTGGTCGCCGTCGGCGTCCTGGGCCTGGTCCTGGCGCTGTCGGTGGTGGCCGGCCTGCCCCAGGTCGGCCCGCCGTGGGTGCCGATGGTCGTCTTCCTGGTGCTGTTCGTGCTGTACCTGTCGGTGGTCAACGTCGGGCAGGTCTTCTACGGGTTCGGGTGGGAGTCCCTGCTCCTCGAGGCCGGGTTCCTCGCCGCCTTCCTCGGCTCGGACCAGGTGGCCCCGCCGATCACCGTCATCGTGCTGTTCCGGTGGCTGGTGTTCCGGCTCGAGTTCGGCGCCGGGCTAATCAAGATGCGCGGCGACCCGTGCTGGCGCGACCTGACCTGCCTGTACTACCACCACGAGACCCAGCCGATGCCGGGCCCGCTGAGCTGGTTCTTCCACCACCTGCCCCGCCCGCTGCACAAGGTCGAGGTGGCCGCGAACCACGTCACCCAGCTGGCGGTCCCGTTCTTTCTCTTCGCCCCGCAGCCGGTGGCGTCCTGGGCCGCCGCGCTGGTCGTGGTGACCCAGGCCTGGCTGGTGCTCTCCGGCAACTTCGCCTGGCTGAACTGGCTGACCATGCTGCTGGCCTTCGCCGCCGTCGGCGACGACCAGCTCGCCGCCCTGCTGCCGGCCACCGCCAGCCCCGCCCCGCACGGGCCGGCGCCGGTGTGGTTCACCGTCGTGGTGCTGGCGGTCACCGCGGTGCTGGTGGTGCTCAGCTACTGGCCGGCGCGGAACCTGCTCTCCCCCCGGCAGCGGATGAACGCCTCGTTCAACGCCTTCCACCTCATGGGCGCCTACGGCGCGTTCGGGTCGATCACCCGCCGCCGGGACGAGGTGGTGGTGGAGGGCACCCTCGCCGCGGACCCCGCCGACGGCGACTGGCGCGAGTACGTCTTCAAGGGCAAGCCCGGCCCCACCGGCCGCTGGCCGCGGCAGTGGGCGCCCTACCACCTGCGGCTGGACTGGGGCATGTGGTTCCTGGCGCTGGGCTCCCCGTCCCAGCACGGCTGGTTCCTCCGGTTCCTCCAGCGCCTCCTCGAGGCCGACCCGGCCACCCTGCGGCTGCTCGCGCAGGACCCGTTCGACGGCGCCCGGCCGGCCTGGGTGCGCGCCCGGGTCTTCCGGTACCGCTACTCCACCTGGGAGGAGCTGCGGCGCACCCGGCAGTGCTGGGTGCGCCGGGAGACCGGCCTGCTGGTGGCGCCGCAGAGCCTGCGCTCGCTGGCCGCGGGCCGCTGA
- the larE gene encoding ATP-dependent sacrificial sulfur transferase LarE yields MTDDLSDDVRAAVAAVGRLLEGRAPLGVAYSGGVDSATLLALAARTLGADAVVAILGVSPSLAADERRAAHACAAGIGVRVVEVETREGEVSAYRANGPDRCFHCKDELFTRISAEVVADLGLAAVAYGENADDARRPDRPGARAATDHDVLRPLADAGLTKAAVRAVARELGLPVADKPAAPCLASRIPHFSEVTPEKLHQVEVAEAGLRRLGFTDCRVRHHGEVARVELLAEDILPAAEQRQAVHAAVTAAGFRFVALDLRGIQSGAFTLPLVGVTHG; encoded by the coding sequence GTGACCGATGACCTCAGCGACGACGTCCGAGCGGCGGTGGCCGCCGTCGGCCGGCTCCTCGAGGGCCGCGCCCCGCTGGGGGTGGCCTACTCGGGCGGGGTGGACTCCGCCACCCTCCTCGCCCTGGCCGCCCGCACGCTCGGCGCGGACGCCGTCGTGGCGATCCTCGGCGTCTCCCCGTCCCTGGCGGCGGACGAGCGCCGCGCCGCCCACGCGTGCGCGGCCGGGATCGGGGTGCGGGTGGTGGAGGTGGAGACCAGGGAGGGCGAGGTGAGCGCCTACCGGGCCAACGGCCCGGACCGGTGCTTCCACTGCAAGGACGAGCTCTTCACGCGGATCTCGGCGGAGGTCGTCGCCGATCTGGGGCTCGCCGCCGTCGCCTACGGGGAGAACGCCGACGACGCCCGGCGGCCGGACCGCCCCGGGGCCCGCGCCGCCACGGACCACGACGTCCTCCGGCCGCTCGCCGACGCGGGGCTGACCAAGGCGGCGGTGCGGGCGGTCGCGCGCGAGCTCGGGCTGCCCGTCGCGGACAAGCCGGCCGCACCGTGCCTGGCCTCGCGCATCCCGCACTTCTCGGAGGTGACGCCGGAGAAGCTGCACCAGGTGGAGGTGGCCGAGGCCGGCCTGCGCCGGCTCGGGTTCACCGACTGCCGGGTCCGTCACCACGGCGAGGTGGCCCGGGTCGAGCTCCTCGCCGAGGACATCCTGCCGGCGGCCGAGCAGCGCCAGGCCGTCCACGCCGCCGTCACCGCCGCCGGCTTCCGGTTCGTCGCCCTGGACCTGCGGGGCATCCAGTCCGGGGCCTTCACGCTCCCGCTCGTCGGTGTCACGCATGGCTGA
- a CDS encoding lactate racemase domain-containing protein has translation MPSAAPTDAACGWVGALEQRPAGELAVGEAAGVALDQHGHRHGERRDRGDGAQEIGLAHHLPRRARAAQAHDEVAVDLVRGVVQPFPEQTDRPGGVPVPPRARRRATADPDTVQHMWFQHESRFVDRPQIEAMCQRLLVEARERLQIGRYQCVLLLPPDLTRAHSGAGWITEHLYRLLDAEGAEVHVIPTLGQHVPHTPEENRWMFGSIPEERIHAHHWKTGVTNVGTVPADVVREKTGGAVDWEIPVDLNIMLVTEPWDLVINIGHVVPHEVLGFANHNKNYFIGLGGKRTLGASHMASAVYGIENNLGNLLTPVRACFNYAEEHFLADLPDVYLQVVMDYDDGGRLRHTGVYVGDDLETYLAAARASREQNITVFDEPVRKVVAVMQADEFRATWVANKAVYRTRMAIADGGELLVIAPGVERFGEQPEVDALIRKYGYLSQAEVIDLYRTEADMQDIPHGTAHLVHGSAEGRFTITYAPGMLSRAEIESVGYRYLDLAEAQRRYDPEVMTDGWNTMPDGEEVFYISTPSAGLWATREKLEQRAGHELHP, from the coding sequence GTGCCAAGCGCGGCCCCGACCGATGCCGCGTGCGGCTGGGTCGGGGCCCTTGAGCAGCGGCCGGCCGGGGAGCTTGCGGTAGGCGAGGCAGCCGGCGTCGCCCTCGACCAGCACGGGCACCGGCACGGGGAGCGGCGCGACCGCGGCGACGGCGCCCAGGAGATCGGCCTCGCGCACCACCTGCCCCGCAGGGCCCGTGCCGCTCAGGCGCACGACGAGGTCGCCGTCGACCTCGTACGCGGCGTGGTCCAGCCCTTCCCCGAGCAGACGGACCGACCGGGCGGGGTACCCGTGCCGCCTCGTGCCCGCCGTCGGGCCACCGCGGATCCGGATACCGTCCAGCACATGTGGTTCCAGCACGAGTCCCGGTTCGTCGACCGCCCGCAGATCGAGGCCATGTGCCAGCGCCTCCTGGTGGAGGCTCGTGAGCGGCTGCAGATCGGGCGCTACCAGTGCGTGCTGCTGCTGCCGCCGGACCTCACCCGGGCGCACTCGGGGGCCGGCTGGATCACCGAGCACCTGTACCGGCTCCTCGACGCCGAGGGCGCGGAGGTGCACGTGATCCCGACGCTGGGCCAGCACGTGCCGCACACGCCGGAGGAGAACCGCTGGATGTTCGGCTCCATCCCGGAGGAGCGGATCCATGCCCACCACTGGAAGACCGGGGTGACCAACGTCGGCACCGTGCCGGCCGACGTCGTGAGGGAGAAGACCGGCGGCGCCGTCGACTGGGAGATCCCGGTCGACCTGAACATCATGCTGGTCACCGAGCCGTGGGACCTCGTCATCAACATCGGTCACGTCGTGCCGCACGAGGTGCTGGGCTTCGCCAACCACAACAAGAACTACTTCATCGGCCTCGGCGGCAAGCGCACGCTGGGGGCGTCCCACATGGCCTCCGCCGTCTACGGCATCGAGAACAACCTCGGCAACCTGCTCACCCCGGTGCGGGCGTGCTTCAACTACGCCGAGGAGCACTTCCTCGCCGACCTGCCGGACGTCTACCTCCAGGTCGTCATGGACTACGACGACGGCGGGCGGCTGCGGCACACCGGCGTCTACGTCGGCGACGACCTCGAGACGTACCTCGCCGCGGCGCGGGCGAGCCGGGAGCAGAACATCACCGTGTTCGACGAGCCGGTGCGGAAGGTCGTCGCCGTCATGCAGGCGGACGAGTTCCGCGCCACCTGGGTGGCCAACAAGGCGGTGTACCGCACCCGGATGGCCATCGCCGACGGTGGTGAGCTCCTCGTCATCGCGCCCGGCGTCGAGCGCTTCGGGGAGCAGCCGGAGGTGGACGCGCTCATCCGGAAGTACGGGTACCTCTCCCAGGCGGAGGTCATCGACCTGTACCGGACCGAGGCGGACATGCAGGACATCCCGCACGGCACCGCGCACCTGGTGCACGGCTCCGCCGAGGGCCGGTTCACCATCACCTACGCACCGGGGATGCTCTCGCGCGCGGAGATCGAGTCCGTGGGCTACCGGTACCTGGACCTCGCGGAGGCCCAGCGCCGCTACGACCCCGAGGTCATGACGGACGGCTGGAACACCATGCCGGACGGGGAGGAGGTCTTCTACATCTCCACCCCGTCGGCCGGGCTGTGGGCAACCCGGGAGAAGCTCGAGCAGCGGGCGGGCCACGAGCTGCACCCCTGA
- a CDS encoding glycoside hydrolase family 65 protein: MTERLPVDPWCLREPTLDLDRLGQTESLFALSNGHVGVRGNLDEGEPHYTQGTYLSGFFEYHPLPYPEGGYGYPEAGQTIVNVTNGKLIRLFVDDEPLDVRYGTLRSHERVLDFRAGTLHRELEWVSPAGKPIRVRSTRLVSFAQRAVVAIAYVVEAVERTRILLQSELVTNEAPPEVESDDPRVAEALDDPLVALSQDVEQAGAILLHQTRRSGLKLAAGMDHDIECDAQYDAEHEAREDWARTTVVTVLQPGEKLRVVKYLGYGWSSTRSTEALRDQVAAALTGARYAGWDLLRRSQEEYLRDFWAAADVQVDGDPVIQQAVRFALFHVLQAGARTEGRAIGAKGLTGTGYSGHTFWDIEGFVLPVLTHTAPDAAAHALRWRASTLDRARERARTLDLAGAAFPWRTVDGDETSAYWPAGTAAFHINADIARAFEDYRTVTGKTDLEEEHGLEVLVETARLWLRLGHHDRHGQWHLDGVTGPDEYTAVVEDNVFTNLMAARNLQAAAEACGRHPERARALGVTDTELAAWLGAAGAVHIPYDAELGVHPQSTNFTRYGEWDFTGENDYPLMLNAPYALLYRRQVVKQADLVLAMHWFPDAFTEEQKARNLDYYEPRTVRDSSLSACTQAVVCAEVGHLRLAHDYLHEAALVDLRDLQRNTRHGLHIASLAGTWTALVEGLGGLRRVKEELRLAPALPPDLTRLAFRLRWRGHRLAVEIRAGRVRCTLLDDGDDPGADGPVTVRLYDELITLVPEQPVTRRLRPRKPLLPEPSQPPGLEPRARYEHGFFP, from the coding sequence GTGACCGAGCGGCTGCCGGTGGACCCGTGGTGCCTGCGCGAGCCCACGCTGGACCTGGACCGGCTGGGGCAGACCGAGTCCCTGTTCGCGCTGTCCAACGGGCACGTGGGCGTGCGCGGCAACCTCGACGAGGGCGAGCCGCACTACACCCAGGGCACCTACCTCTCCGGCTTCTTCGAGTACCACCCGCTGCCCTACCCGGAGGGCGGGTACGGCTACCCCGAGGCCGGGCAGACCATCGTCAACGTCACCAACGGCAAGCTCATCCGGCTCTTCGTCGACGACGAGCCGCTGGACGTGCGGTACGGCACCCTCCGCTCCCACGAGCGGGTCCTGGACTTCCGGGCCGGCACCCTGCACCGGGAGCTGGAGTGGGTCTCCCCGGCCGGCAAGCCCATCCGGGTCCGGTCCACCCGCCTGGTCTCCTTCGCCCAGCGGGCGGTCGTCGCCATCGCCTACGTGGTCGAGGCGGTGGAGCGGACCCGGATCCTGCTGCAGTCCGAGCTGGTCACCAACGAGGCCCCGCCGGAGGTGGAGAGCGACGACCCCCGGGTGGCCGAGGCCCTCGACGACCCCCTCGTCGCCCTCTCCCAGGACGTGGAGCAGGCCGGGGCGATCCTGCTGCACCAGACCCGGCGCAGCGGCCTGAAGCTGGCCGCCGGGATGGACCACGACATCGAGTGCGACGCCCAGTACGACGCCGAGCACGAGGCCAGGGAGGACTGGGCCCGGACCACCGTGGTCACCGTGCTGCAGCCCGGGGAGAAGCTCCGGGTGGTGAAGTACCTGGGCTACGGGTGGTCCTCCACCCGCAGCACCGAGGCGCTGCGGGACCAGGTGGCCGCCGCCCTCACCGGTGCCCGGTACGCCGGCTGGGACCTGCTGCGCCGCAGCCAGGAGGAGTACCTGAGGGACTTCTGGGCAGCGGCGGACGTGCAGGTCGACGGCGACCCGGTCATCCAGCAGGCGGTGCGGTTCGCGCTGTTCCACGTCCTGCAGGCCGGGGCCCGGACCGAGGGGCGGGCGATCGGCGCGAAGGGCCTGACCGGCACCGGGTACAGCGGGCACACCTTCTGGGACATCGAGGGCTTCGTCCTGCCGGTCCTGACGCACACCGCCCCGGACGCGGCCGCGCACGCCCTGCGGTGGCGGGCCAGCACGCTGGACCGCGCCCGGGAGCGGGCCCGCACCCTGGACCTGGCCGGCGCGGCGTTCCCATGGCGCACCGTCGACGGGGACGAGACCTCGGCGTACTGGCCGGCGGGCACCGCAGCGTTCCACATCAACGCCGACATCGCCCGCGCCTTCGAGGATTACCGGACGGTCACCGGCAAGACGGACCTCGAGGAGGAGCACGGGCTGGAGGTGCTGGTGGAGACCGCGCGGCTGTGGCTGCGGCTGGGCCACCACGACCGGCACGGCCAGTGGCACCTGGACGGGGTCACCGGGCCGGACGAGTACACCGCCGTCGTGGAGGACAACGTCTTCACCAACCTGATGGCCGCCCGGAACCTGCAGGCGGCCGCGGAGGCCTGCGGGCGGCACCCCGAGCGGGCCCGGGCGCTGGGGGTGACCGACACCGAGCTGGCGGCCTGGCTCGGCGCGGCCGGGGCGGTGCACATCCCCTACGACGCCGAGCTCGGCGTGCACCCCCAGTCCACCAACTTCACCCGGTACGGGGAGTGGGACTTCACCGGCGAGAACGACTACCCGCTGATGCTCAACGCCCCCTACGCCCTGCTGTACCGCCGGCAGGTGGTCAAGCAGGCCGACCTCGTGCTGGCCATGCACTGGTTCCCGGACGCCTTCACCGAGGAGCAGAAGGCCCGCAACCTGGACTACTACGAGCCCCGGACGGTGCGGGACTCCTCCCTCTCGGCCTGCACCCAGGCGGTGGTCTGCGCGGAGGTGGGGCACCTGCGCCTGGCCCACGACTACCTGCACGAGGCCGCCCTGGTGGACCTGCGCGACCTGCAGCGCAACACCCGGCACGGCCTGCACATCGCCTCCCTCGCCGGGACGTGGACCGCGCTGGTCGAGGGGCTGGGCGGGCTGCGCCGGGTCAAGGAGGAGCTCCGGCTGGCCCCGGCCCTGCCGCCGGACCTGACCCGGCTCGCGTTCCGGCTGCGGTGGCGGGGGCACCGGCTGGCGGTGGAGATCCGGGCCGGCCGGGTGCGCTGCACCCTGCTCGACGACGGCGACGACCCGGGCGCCGACGGGCCGGTCACCGTCCGGCTCTACGACGAGCTGATCACCCTCGTCCCGGAGCAGCCGGTCACCCGCCGGCTGCGCCCGCGCAAGCCGCTGCTGCCCGAGCCCTCCCAGCCGCCGGGCCTGGAGCCGCGGGCGCGATACGAGCACGGGTTCTTCCCGTAG
- a CDS encoding GNAT family N-acetyltransferase: protein MDTTTVTQAPGQFEIAADGETVGVARYVDDDGRRIFHHTEVDQAHSGQGLAGRLVGEALRRTREEGLRAVPVCSYVESYVQRHPDVADIVDPVTDEARERVAREA from the coding sequence ATGGACACCACCACCGTGACCCAGGCCCCCGGACAGTTCGAGATCGCCGCCGACGGCGAGACCGTCGGCGTCGCCCGGTACGTCGACGACGACGGGCGGCGCATCTTCCACCACACCGAGGTCGACCAGGCCCACAGCGGGCAGGGGCTCGCGGGCCGGCTCGTCGGCGAGGCGCTGCGCCGGACCCGGGAGGAGGGCCTCCGGGCCGTGCCGGTGTGCAGCTACGTGGAGAGCTACGTCCAGCGGCACCCGGACGTGGCCGACATCGTGGACCCGGTCACCGACGAGGCGCGCGAACGGGTCGCGCGCGAGGCGTGA
- the larB gene encoding nickel pincer cofactor biosynthesis protein LarB produces MADGTRDAPAHAEWRVGPELAAVARLDLDRGARRGYPEAVLCAPKTPEQVRLIAAEVARAGVPTLFTRAAPEHAAAVLAALPDARHDPDARLLAWPAEPPEPSGGLVVVLAAGTSDLPVAREAELTARHLGRPTELVVDVGVAGLHRVLGQLDLLRSARAIVVAAGMDGALPSVVAGLVPAPVVAVPTSVGYGAAFGGLAPLLTMLNACAPGVAVVNIDNGYGAGHYAAQVAAPSSA; encoded by the coding sequence ATGGCTGACGGGACGCGGGACGCGCCGGCGCACGCGGAGTGGCGGGTGGGTCCGGAGCTCGCCGCCGTCGCCCGCCTCGACCTGGACCGGGGTGCCCGGCGCGGATATCCCGAGGCGGTGCTGTGCGCGCCCAAGACGCCCGAGCAGGTCCGGCTCATCGCGGCCGAGGTCGCCCGTGCCGGGGTCCCCACGCTCTTCACCCGCGCCGCGCCCGAGCACGCCGCCGCGGTCCTGGCCGCGCTGCCGGACGCCCGCCACGACCCCGACGCCCGCCTGCTGGCCTGGCCGGCGGAGCCGCCGGAGCCCAGCGGCGGGCTGGTCGTGGTCCTCGCCGCGGGAACCTCCGACCTGCCGGTGGCCCGCGAGGCCGAGCTCACCGCCCGGCACCTCGGCCGGCCCACCGAGCTCGTCGTCGACGTCGGCGTCGCCGGCCTGCACCGGGTCCTCGGCCAGCTCGACCTGCTGCGCTCGGCTCGCGCGATCGTCGTCGCGGCCGGTATGGACGGTGCCCTGCCGAGCGTGGTGGCCGGCCTGGTGCCGGCGCCGGTCGTCGCGGTGCCCACCTCGGTGGGCTACGGCGCCGCCTTCGGCGGGCTCGCGCCGCTGCTCACCATGCTCAACGCCTGCGCGCCCGGGGTGGCGGTGGTCAACATCGACAACGGCTACGGGGCGGGCCACTACGCCGCCCAGGTCGCCGCGCCGTCGTCGGCGTAG
- a CDS encoding Nramp family divalent metal transporter, protein MSSTDRTLQEPETSVVHDDPYHLHPDGVREPPTTWRGSLRFFGPGLIVSASVVGAGELITATALGAEAGFVLLWLVIFSTLVKVAVQVEMARYSIVTGLGGMEGYTRVPPRLGRVGWVFVMWALMAISKLIQTGGLIGGMAAALSILFPIGSAPLETTSLTIWAVVVTVLAIVTLYSNRYGLIEKVAVFLTMTFVVITVVVALGLPMTEYGYSGGDLASGLSFSLPAGAIGVAVAMFGLTGVGSEEITAYTYWCLEKGYARWSGPNDGSAGYKRRARGWIKVMQKDALVSWVIYTVSTMAFYVMGAAVLHPQGLVPQGNDMIQVLSETYSSVLGEWGRILYLVGALAALGSTIWAAIPSWSRSWANALSIVGVYDWTDRHKRNNWMRFFIVALPTVWLLTFLWIASPFVMILIGGIAGGIFLAAVAVSAWYLRTTYVEPDLRGGRFATVAIAVSGIAILLLGVYTALSSTGLVSIG, encoded by the coding sequence ATGTCCTCGACCGACCGGACCCTGCAAGAGCCCGAGACCAGCGTGGTCCACGACGACCCGTACCACCTCCACCCCGACGGCGTCCGGGAACCGCCCACCACCTGGCGGGGGTCGTTGCGGTTCTTCGGCCCCGGGCTCATCGTCTCGGCGTCGGTCGTCGGCGCCGGCGAGCTCATCACCGCCACCGCTCTCGGCGCCGAGGCCGGGTTCGTCCTGCTCTGGCTGGTCATCTTCTCCACCCTCGTGAAGGTGGCCGTGCAGGTGGAGATGGCGCGCTACTCCATCGTCACCGGGCTCGGCGGCATGGAGGGCTACACACGCGTGCCGCCCCGGCTGGGACGCGTCGGCTGGGTGTTCGTCATGTGGGCGTTGATGGCGATCTCGAAGCTCATCCAGACCGGCGGCCTCATCGGCGGCATGGCGGCGGCGCTGTCCATCCTCTTCCCGATCGGCTCCGCCCCGCTCGAGACGACGTCGCTGACCATCTGGGCCGTCGTCGTCACCGTCCTGGCCATCGTGACCCTCTACTCCAACAGGTACGGGCTCATCGAGAAGGTCGCCGTCTTCCTGACGATGACGTTCGTCGTCATCACGGTCGTCGTCGCGCTGGGGCTGCCGATGACCGAGTACGGGTACTCGGGCGGGGACCTCGCCTCCGGGCTCTCGTTCTCCCTGCCCGCCGGTGCGATCGGCGTCGCCGTCGCCATGTTCGGGCTCACCGGCGTGGGGTCGGAGGAGATCACGGCCTACACGTACTGGTGCCTGGAGAAGGGCTACGCCCGCTGGTCCGGCCCGAACGACGGCTCCGCCGGGTACAAGCGCCGCGCCCGCGGCTGGATCAAGGTCATGCAGAAGGACGCCCTCGTCTCCTGGGTCATCTACACGGTGAGCACCATGGCCTTCTACGTCATGGGTGCCGCCGTGCTGCACCCGCAGGGGCTGGTCCCGCAGGGCAACGACATGATCCAGGTGCTCTCCGAGACCTACTCCAGCGTGCTCGGCGAGTGGGGACGGATCCTCTACCTGGTCGGCGCCCTGGCCGCGCTCGGCTCGACCATCTGGGCGGCCATCCCGTCCTGGTCCCGGTCGTGGGCCAACGCCCTGAGCATCGTGGGCGTCTACGACTGGACCGACCGGCACAAGCGGAACAATTGGATGCGCTTCTTCATCGTCGCGCTCCCGACGGTCTGGCTGCTGACGTTCCTGTGGATCGCCTCGCCGTTCGTCATGATCCTCATCGGCGGGATTGCCGGGGGGATCTTCCTCGCCGCGGTGGCCGTCTCCGCCTGGTACCTGCGCACCACGTACGTCGAGCCCGACCTGCGCGGGGGGCGGTTCGCGACCGTGGCGATCGCGGTCAGCGGCATCGCGATCCTGCTGCTCGGCGTGTACACCGCGCTGAGCTCGACCGGGCTGGTCAGCATCGGCTGA
- a CDS encoding AAA family ATPase, producing MRSSGFAQQPVVRVVPDPERPLPARQWPATVPAVGQLLRDGLDLPPGVTFLVGENGSGKSTLVEAVAVAYGLSPEGGSPYGHHSTRPSESPLPQAIRLQRGVGAARWGFFLRAETMHGWYTYLEEHPSRRDPRFHEMSHGESFLEVLETRFDGPGFYCLDEPEAALSFGSTLALLGVLHTLAAQGGQVLCATHSPVLAALPGATILEVGSWGLRETSWEDLELVQHWRSYLDDPRRYLRHIIAEE from the coding sequence ATGCGGTCGTCCGGGTTCGCCCAGCAGCCGGTAGTCCGGGTCGTCCCCGACCCGGAGCGCCCGCTGCCAGCACGCCAGTGGCCGGCGACCGTCCCCGCCGTCGGCCAGCTCCTCCGGGACGGCCTGGACCTCCCGCCCGGCGTGACCTTCCTGGTGGGGGAGAACGGGAGCGGGAAGTCCACGCTCGTGGAGGCGGTCGCCGTCGCCTACGGGCTCTCCCCGGAGGGCGGCAGCCCGTACGGGCACCACTCGACCCGCCCGAGCGAGTCCCCGCTGCCGCAGGCGATTCGGCTCCAGCGCGGCGTCGGCGCGGCGCGGTGGGGGTTCTTCCTGCGCGCGGAGACCATGCACGGCTGGTACACCTACCTCGAGGAGCACCCCAGCCGCCGCGACCCCCGGTTCCACGAGATGAGCCACGGCGAGTCCTTCCTCGAGGTGCTGGAGACGCGGTTCGACGGCCCGGGCTTCTACTGCCTGGACGAGCCGGAGGCCGCACTGTCGTTCGGCTCCACGCTGGCCCTGCTGGGCGTGCTGCACACGCTCGCGGCCCAGGGAGGGCAGGTGTTGTGCGCCACCCACTCCCCGGTCCTGGCTGCCCTGCCCGGTGCCACGATCCTGGAGGTCGGCAGCTGGGGGCTGAGGGAGACCTCCTGGGAGGACCTCGAGCTCGTGCAGCACTGGCGCAGCTATCTCGACGACCCGCGGCGCTATCTCCGGCACATCATCGCCGAGGAGTGA
- a CDS encoding Crp/Fnr family transcriptional regulator — translation MNQPAAVAGSVAEQPRPARRRTPLRSTCAQPHPCARPVRLRVLQQVPYFAGLPEPVLDAVDRRMVALSWAAGDPLYRAGDPAEHLFVVAAGRVKLTRPTAGGGEVITDLLAPGGLLGALSTLGQPTHAETARALTTTCALRISQDDFRAVLTEHPAVALRVLDDVAARLAAAHAGAEEATGSVPRRVAATLLRLADRLGQDRGSGGTLLQLPLTRADLAAMTGSTPESVSRAMSRWRRDGIIDSGRRWTAVLDRARLAEIVAGD, via the coding sequence GTGAACCAGCCCGCCGCGGTCGCCGGCTCGGTCGCCGAGCAGCCGCGGCCGGCCCGGCGCCGGACCCCGCTGCGCAGCACCTGCGCCCAGCCGCACCCGTGCGCCCGGCCGGTGCGGCTGCGCGTCCTGCAGCAGGTCCCGTACTTCGCCGGCCTGCCCGAGCCGGTGCTGGACGCCGTCGACCGCCGGATGGTCGCCCTGTCCTGGGCGGCGGGCGACCCGCTCTACCGCGCCGGCGACCCGGCCGAGCACCTCTTCGTCGTGGCCGCCGGGCGGGTGAAGCTCACCCGGCCGACCGCGGGCGGCGGCGAGGTCATCACCGACCTGCTCGCGCCCGGCGGCCTGCTCGGCGCCCTGAGCACCCTCGGCCAGCCCACCCACGCCGAGACGGCCCGGGCGCTGACCACCACCTGCGCCCTGCGCATCAGCCAGGACGACTTCCGCGCCGTGCTCACCGAGCACCCGGCGGTCGCCCTCCGCGTGCTCGACGACGTCGCCGCCCGGCTGGCCGCCGCGCACGCCGGCGCGGAGGAGGCCACCGGGTCCGTCCCCCGCCGGGTGGCCGCCACCCTGCTCCGCCTGGCCGACCGCCTCGGCCAGGACCGGGGGAGCGGCGGCACCCTGCTCCAGCTGCCGCTGACCCGCGCTGACCTGGCGGCCATGACCGGCTCGACGCCGGAGTCCGTCTCCCGCGCCATGAGCCGGTGGCGCCGGGACGGGATCATCGACTCCGGGCGGCGCTGGACAGCGGTGCTCGACCGGGCGCGGCTGGCGGAGATCGTCGCCGGGGACTGA